The proteins below are encoded in one region of Gemmatimonadaceae bacterium:
- a CDS encoding DNA-formamidopyrimidine glycosylase family protein yields MPELPDITVYIEAIRARVVDKPLETVLIQTPFLLRTVEPKLDAFIGKPVRTVDRLGKRIVLGFDDELFIVLHLMIAGRLHWIPAGKKGLKKSDLAAFGFPNGWLTLTEAGSKRRASLSLVHGRDAIATIDRGGLEVLDATPEQFAARLRSENHTLKRSLTDPRLFSGIGNAYSDEILHRARMSPVKLTSRLTDDEVAVLFAATVATLREWTDRLRTDARGEFPEKVTAFRPEMAVHGKYRQPCPVCGSPVQRIRYADNETNYCATCQTEGKLLADRALSRLLGQDWPKSLDEMDERLQA; encoded by the coding sequence ATGCCCGAGCTGCCGGACATCACGGTCTACATCGAGGCGATCCGCGCGCGGGTCGTCGATAAGCCGCTGGAAACGGTCCTCATCCAGACCCCTTTTCTGCTGCGGACCGTCGAGCCGAAGCTCGACGCCTTCATCGGGAAACCGGTGCGCACCGTCGACCGGCTGGGCAAGCGCATCGTGCTCGGGTTCGACGACGAGCTGTTCATCGTCCTTCACCTGATGATCGCCGGCCGCCTTCACTGGATCCCGGCTGGAAAAAAAGGACTGAAGAAGAGCGACCTCGCCGCGTTCGGATTTCCGAACGGATGGCTCACGCTCACCGAGGCGGGCTCGAAGCGACGCGCGTCGCTGTCGCTCGTGCACGGCCGTGACGCGATTGCGACGATCGATCGCGGCGGGCTCGAGGTTCTCGACGCGACGCCAGAACAATTCGCGGCGCGTCTGCGATCCGAGAACCACACCCTCAAGCGGTCGCTCACCGATCCGCGCCTGTTCAGCGGCATCGGCAACGCCTATTCAGACGAGATTCTCCATCGCGCGCGCATGTCGCCAGTCAAGCTCACGAGCCGGCTGACCGACGACGAGGTCGCCGTCCTCTTCGCGGCGACCGTCGCGACGCTCCGCGAATGGACCGACCGTTTGCGGACCGATGCACGCGGCGAGTTTCCCGAAAAGGTGACGGCGTTTCGTCCGGAGATGGCCGTGCACGGCAAATATCGACAGCCGTGCCCCGTCTGCGGCTCACCGGTTCAGCGCATCCGGTACGCCGACAACGAGACCAACTACTGCGCGACCTGCCAAACCGAGGGCAAGCTCCTCGCGGACCGCGCGCTGTCTCGGCTACTCGGGCAAGACTGGCCGAAGAGCCTCGACGAGATGGACGAGCGGCTTCAGGCCTGA
- a CDS encoding DUF58 domain-containing protein produces MATAVATQPTSFLDPAVLARIGNLELLAKVVVEGFINGLHRSPHLGSSTDFAEHRAYMPGDDIRRIDWRLYARTDRHYVKEYEADTNTNFVVVLDVSPSMRYGGDTGQGESGRVSKLTYGCYLAACLTYFSSLQRDRVGFVAIDRDVVDYVPPSAKHLQLVLHSLERIEGGSRGAKPAPGATLLQPPLKKLSESLRRRSVVVLISDLYEDPDDVLRALTHLRGRGNDVIVFHLLDPREIDFSFSDASNFIDMETGTKMPIIPEYLRKQYRELVQQHTDALSKRIGESRADYALFDTSKPLDRALFSYLASRQNFNRVR; encoded by the coding sequence ATGGCAACCGCGGTCGCGACCCAGCCCACCAGCTTTCTCGATCCCGCCGTTCTGGCGCGGATCGGGAATCTCGAGCTGCTCGCGAAAGTCGTCGTCGAAGGGTTCATCAACGGCCTCCATCGTTCGCCGCATCTGGGGTCGTCGACAGACTTCGCCGAGCATCGCGCCTACATGCCGGGCGATGACATCCGCCGCATCGATTGGCGCCTCTACGCGCGCACGGACCGGCACTACGTGAAAGAATACGAGGCCGACACGAACACGAATTTCGTGGTGGTGCTCGACGTCTCGCCGTCGATGCGATACGGCGGCGACACGGGACAGGGCGAGTCAGGGCGAGTCTCGAAGCTGACGTACGGATGCTATCTCGCCGCGTGCCTCACATACTTCTCGAGCCTGCAGCGCGATCGCGTGGGCTTCGTCGCGATCGACCGCGACGTCGTGGACTACGTGCCGCCGTCGGCCAAACATCTCCAGCTCGTGCTGCACTCGCTCGAGCGAATCGAGGGCGGGTCGCGCGGCGCGAAGCCCGCGCCGGGCGCGACGCTCCTCCAGCCGCCGCTCAAGAAGCTCTCCGAGTCGCTGCGCCGCCGAAGCGTCGTCGTCCTCATCTCGGATCTGTACGAAGATCCGGACGACGTTCTGCGCGCGCTCACCCATCTACGCGGACGCGGCAACGACGTGATCGTGTTCCACCTGCTCGACCCCCGCGAGATCGATTTCTCGTTCTCCGACGCGAGCAACTTCATCGACATGGAAACGGGGACGAAGATGCCGATCATCCCCGAATACTTGCGCAAGCAGTATCGCGAGCTCGTGCAGCAGCACACCGACGCGCTCTCCAAGCGCATCGGGGAATCGCGCGCCGACTACGCGCTGTTCGACACCTCCAAGCCGCTCGACCGCGCGCTGTTCTCGTACCTGGCCTCGCGGCAGAACTTCAACCGGGTGCGATAG
- a CDS encoding BatA domain-containing protein: MNFLAPAFLAGLAAIAVPVIIHLIHRERRVVVEFPSLMFLQRIPYRSVRRQKLRHLLLLMLRCAALALLVAAFARPFFSRHAAAISTSGAKEVVVLLDRSASMAYGDRWSRAQAAARKTVRALTGTDRATLVLFDDDAIVASEPMAPADRVAAAIGAAKLGDEATKYAPALKLASQIISASTLPQREVVVVSDFQKNAWANHNEIVFPRGTTITPIDVGGATAADVAVTQPVTDRDSNGVRDHVSVATRLINTGKNARPVSATLSVGGRTVQTQHVNVPASGALQVAFTSIPVPNAPTKASIAITPDSLTLDDVSNFTIAPDASVPVLIVEPNSPRPNQSLYLSRALSIGDRPSFRVDVKSVGSLTPRDLDGRSLVVLDEVAPPLPTGAVGQQLKAILDEGGGIVFVPGPERSETWAQAWRAMLPATIGPVVDRTSDAGGTLSSIDYASPVFELFNAPRSGDFTTARFYRYRALTPSPGALISARFDDGSPALVERAVGSGRVVIWSSTIDSYWTNLPLQPVFLPFVHQFGKHVGRYIDPRPSFVTGEVLDLSRHGELTAPFLGGRTADSLTELTLESPSGVKQRVTATGPNHLVTLHERGFYELRGRDTPVGSGRPIAVNIDASESDLSHLDPLDLVAAVTSASAQQQAGSDFNAATPQDQERRQRLWWYLLLVAVLVLAGETAVSNRLSRATS, from the coding sequence GTGAATTTCCTCGCTCCCGCGTTCCTCGCCGGTCTCGCCGCCATCGCCGTTCCGGTGATCATCCATCTGATCCACCGCGAGCGACGAGTCGTCGTCGAGTTTCCGTCGCTGATGTTCCTGCAGCGCATTCCGTATCGCTCGGTGCGGCGGCAGAAGCTCCGGCATCTGTTGCTGCTCATGCTCCGATGCGCGGCGCTCGCGCTCCTCGTCGCCGCGTTCGCCCGGCCGTTCTTCTCGCGCCACGCGGCAGCGATCTCGACGAGCGGCGCGAAAGAGGTCGTCGTTCTCCTCGACCGGTCGGCGAGCATGGCGTACGGCGACCGGTGGTCGCGCGCGCAGGCCGCGGCGCGCAAGACCGTGCGCGCGCTGACCGGCACCGACCGCGCGACGCTCGTCTTGTTCGACGACGACGCCATCGTCGCCAGCGAGCCGATGGCGCCCGCGGACCGTGTCGCGGCCGCGATCGGCGCCGCGAAGCTCGGCGACGAAGCCACGAAATACGCCCCCGCGCTCAAGCTGGCGTCGCAGATCATCTCCGCGTCCACACTCCCGCAGCGCGAGGTGGTCGTCGTCTCGGACTTCCAGAAGAACGCGTGGGCGAACCACAACGAAATCGTCTTTCCCCGCGGTACGACCATCACACCCATAGATGTCGGCGGCGCGACGGCGGCGGATGTCGCGGTCACGCAGCCGGTGACCGACCGCGACAGCAACGGCGTACGCGATCACGTGAGCGTCGCGACGCGTCTCATCAACACGGGCAAGAACGCACGGCCGGTCTCGGCGACGCTCTCCGTCGGCGGACGCACGGTGCAGACGCAGCACGTCAACGTTCCGGCCAGCGGCGCCCTCCAGGTGGCGTTCACGTCGATCCCAGTGCCGAACGCGCCCACCAAAGCCTCGATCGCCATCACGCCGGATTCGCTGACGCTCGACGACGTGAGCAACTTCACGATCGCGCCCGACGCGTCCGTGCCCGTGCTGATCGTCGAGCCAAATTCCCCGCGCCCGAACCAAAGCCTCTACCTGAGCCGAGCGCTGTCGATCGGCGACCGGCCGAGCTTCCGGGTGGACGTGAAGTCGGTTGGTTCGCTCACGCCGCGAGATCTGGACGGCCGCTCGCTCGTCGTGCTCGACGAAGTCGCGCCGCCGTTACCAACCGGGGCGGTCGGCCAACAGTTGAAAGCGATTCTCGACGAGGGCGGCGGAATCGTCTTCGTGCCCGGCCCGGAGCGGAGCGAAACGTGGGCGCAGGCCTGGCGCGCGATGCTGCCCGCGACGATCGGCCCCGTCGTCGATCGGACATCGGACGCCGGCGGCACGCTGTCGTCGATCGACTACGCGAGCCCCGTGTTCGAGCTGTTCAACGCACCGCGCAGCGGCGACTTCACCACCGCCCGCTTTTATAGGTATCGAGCGTTGACGCCGTCCCCCGGGGCGCTGATCTCGGCGCGCTTCGACGATGGATCCCCGGCGCTCGTCGAGCGCGCGGTCGGAAGCGGACGCGTCGTGATCTGGTCGTCGACCATCGACTCGTACTGGACGAATCTTCCGCTCCAGCCGGTCTTCCTCCCGTTCGTGCACCAGTTCGGAAAGCACGTCGGCCGGTACATCGACCCGCGGCCGTCGTTCGTCACCGGGGAAGTGCTCGACCTCTCGAGGCACGGCGAGCTGACGGCGCCATTCCTCGGCGGGCGCACGGCCGATAGCCTCACCGAATTGACGCTCGAGTCGCCGTCCGGAGTTAAACAACGAGTGACCGCGACCGGTCCGAACCACCTCGTCACACTTCACGAGCGTGGGTTTTACGAGTTGCGCGGCCGGGACACACCGGTCGGCAGTGGCCGGCCGATCGCGGTCAACATCGATGCGTCGGAGTCGGACTTGTCGCATCTTGATCCGTTGGACCTCGTCGCCGCGGTGACGTCGGCGAGCGCGCAGCAGCAGGCCGGGAGTGACTTCAACGCCGCGACGCCGCAGGACCAGGAGCGTCGTCAGCGGCTGTGGTGGTATCTCTTGCTCGTCGCGGTGCTGGTGCTGGCCGGCGAGACGGCGGTCTCGAATCGCCTCTCGCGCGCGACGAGCTGA
- the map gene encoding type I methionyl aminopeptidase produces the protein MTIESKGDLAGMRAVGRLVGRALLEMKNAVRPGMTTAQLDDVGAAFLRKHGARSAPQLTYDFPGFNCISVNDEIVHGVPGQRRIQAGDVVKIDVTAELDGLIADSAITVLVPPMSPRGLSLVRCARSAFDRALLRATARLRIAELGRTVENEVNRWGHSVVRDMTGHGVGRALHEEPAVPNFYSPFIPGRLEEGMVIALEPIISERPTALVENDDGWTIRTANGCLAAHHEHTIVIRERGAEVLTLAA, from the coding sequence GTGACGATCGAGTCGAAGGGTGACCTCGCGGGGATGCGAGCGGTGGGTCGGCTGGTCGGCCGAGCCCTGTTGGAGATGAAGAACGCGGTTCGCCCCGGCATGACGACGGCTCAACTCGACGACGTCGGTGCGGCATTTCTGCGGAAGCACGGCGCGCGGTCGGCGCCCCAGCTGACGTACGACTTCCCCGGCTTCAACTGCATCAGCGTGAACGACGAGATCGTGCACGGAGTGCCGGGCCAACGACGCATCCAGGCTGGCGACGTGGTGAAGATCGACGTCACGGCCGAGCTCGATGGGCTGATCGCCGATTCCGCGATCACCGTGTTGGTTCCACCGATGTCGCCGCGCGGACTGAGTCTGGTTCGATGCGCGCGTTCGGCGTTCGACCGCGCGCTGTTACGCGCCACGGCGCGGTTGCGCATCGCCGAACTCGGTCGAACGGTCGAGAACGAAGTGAACCGCTGGGGACACTCGGTCGTGCGCGACATGACCGGGCACGGCGTGGGTCGCGCGCTGCACGAAGAGCCGGCCGTTCCGAACTTCTACAGCCCGTTCATCCCCGGCCGGCTGGAGGAAGGAATGGTGATCGCTCTCGAGCCCATCATCAGCGAGCGTCCGACCGCGCTGGTCGAGAACGACGATGGGTGGACGATTCGCACCGCGAACGGCTGCCTCGCCGCGCACCACGAACACACGATCGTGATCAGGGAACGCGGCGCCGAAGTTTTGACGCTCGCCGCGTAG
- a CDS encoding tetratricopeptide repeat protein: MTRFTLRGAVSLAFAAALCAPQATRAQTPKPVFGGTRDGHDLLQSGKYQEAIAALKKVPASDSDWAASQRDLVRAYAAIGKYDEAEAAGRLAAASTKGAIVWNPLGEVLITRGKRAAAESAFIRARSTPDSLMAALNLAVLHYDRGDRDQAMKEFDKFIDVYNKSLGNDLTSDDLMAVAIACEYLGENDPQLFHDAQKAYDRATTVDPSNDAAKIRVGELFLRKYNFDEAQKAFEDILQTNPNNPRALLGAARRLQADGQAGADSLLRAALNVNPEYPDAHVLHAEVLIGLEDYAAAQLDIDRALKVDPVNERGLAVAAAIKYLSHDQAGFETLKQRALAADPHDSEFYATLAELAEDVRLYKQAADFAKQGVALDAKDWHAWSALGMNQLRLGQIDTGRASLETSFKGDPYNVWVKNTLDLLDTYKNYDITTSPHFRFMVEKDESAILSVYLRDLAEQAYTTFERKYAYTPPPPIRIEVYRSHADFSVRTVGLAGLGALGVSFGTTLAFDSPAAKDAGPFNWGSTVWHELAHTFTLGSTDNRIPRWLSEGLSVYEEHHARPGWGFGVTPDFLAAYKAGKLVPVSRMNDGFMHPAYPEQVQFSYYQASLVCELIARDFGEPAILKMLQAYKEGQTTDQVFQKVLNTDLKSFDKRFDTYLTTRFGAVLASLTKKPPKIGPNTPVDSAIALAAKSPNDFGVQLFTGEVLVTHNDLDRAIPYLERARDIFPEYGGEDSPYAVLAMLYQKKGDQRKEADALAKWSSLTETNLTALERLATLLEQQGDAKGAAEALDRAMFVNPFEVGMHQKLAELSRAAGDKQRTVRERAAIVALGPVDKADALYQLALAQHEAGDDVHARTSVLRSLEEAPNYEKAQTLLLTLYDARTKQAGEKRP, from the coding sequence ATGACGCGCTTCACCCTTCGCGGGGCGGTCTCGCTCGCGTTCGCCGCGGCGCTCTGCGCGCCACAGGCAACTCGGGCGCAGACGCCGAAGCCGGTCTTCGGCGGCACGCGAGACGGTCACGACTTGCTGCAGAGCGGCAAGTACCAGGAAGCCATCGCAGCCCTCAAGAAAGTGCCGGCGAGCGACAGCGACTGGGCGGCGTCGCAGCGCGATCTCGTCCGCGCGTACGCCGCCATCGGCAAGTACGACGAAGCGGAAGCGGCGGGGCGGCTCGCGGCGGCGTCTACCAAGGGCGCGATCGTCTGGAACCCGCTCGGCGAAGTGCTGATCACGCGCGGCAAGCGGGCGGCGGCCGAGAGCGCGTTCATCCGCGCCCGCTCGACGCCGGACAGTTTGATGGCCGCGCTCAATCTCGCCGTGCTGCATTACGATCGCGGCGATCGCGACCAGGCGATGAAAGAGTTCGACAAGTTCATCGACGTCTACAACAAGTCGCTCGGCAACGATCTCACCAGCGACGACCTCATGGCCGTCGCGATCGCGTGCGAGTATCTCGGCGAGAACGACCCGCAGCTCTTCCACGACGCGCAGAAGGCCTACGACCGCGCGACGACCGTCGATCCATCGAATGATGCGGCAAAGATCCGCGTGGGCGAACTGTTTCTTCGAAAGTACAACTTCGACGAGGCGCAGAAGGCATTCGAAGACATTCTACAGACGAACCCGAACAACCCGCGCGCGCTGCTCGGCGCCGCTCGCCGGCTTCAAGCGGATGGCCAGGCTGGCGCCGACTCGTTGCTGCGCGCCGCGCTCAACGTGAATCCGGAGTATCCGGACGCGCACGTGCTCCACGCCGAGGTGCTGATAGGACTCGAGGACTACGCGGCGGCGCAGCTCGACATCGACCGCGCGCTCAAGGTGGATCCGGTCAACGAGCGCGGGCTCGCCGTCGCGGCGGCGATCAAGTATCTCAGCCACGACCAAGCCGGCTTCGAGACGCTCAAGCAGCGCGCGCTCGCCGCCGATCCGCACGATTCCGAGTTTTACGCGACGCTCGCCGAGCTGGCCGAAGATGTACGTCTCTACAAACAGGCCGCCGACTTCGCGAAGCAAGGCGTCGCGCTCGACGCGAAGGATTGGCACGCCTGGAGCGCGCTCGGCATGAACCAGCTGCGGCTCGGGCAGATCGACACCGGCCGTGCGAGCCTCGAGACGTCCTTCAAGGGCGACCCGTACAACGTGTGGGTCAAGAACACGCTCGACCTGCTCGACACGTACAAGAACTACGACATCACGACGAGCCCGCACTTCCGCTTCATGGTGGAGAAGGACGAGTCGGCGATTCTGTCCGTCTATCTGCGTGATCTCGCCGAGCAGGCGTACACGACGTTCGAGAGGAAATACGCGTACACGCCTCCGCCGCCGATCCGCATCGAGGTCTATAGAAGCCACGCCGATTTCTCGGTGCGCACGGTGGGTCTCGCCGGGCTCGGCGCGCTGGGCGTGAGCTTCGGGACGACGTTGGCGTTCGACTCGCCGGCGGCGAAGGACGCGGGTCCGTTCAACTGGGGCTCGACCGTGTGGCACGAGCTGGCGCACACGTTCACGCTCGGCAGCACGGACAACCGCATTCCGCGGTGGCTGAGCGAAGGGTTGTCGGTGTACGAGGAGCACCACGCGCGTCCCGGCTGGGGCTTCGGCGTGACGCCGGATTTCCTCGCGGCGTACAAGGCGGGCAAGCTCGTGCCGGTGAGCCGGATGAACGACGGCTTCATGCATCCGGCGTATCCGGAGCAGGTGCAGTTCTCGTATTACCAGGCGTCGCTCGTGTGCGAGCTGATCGCGCGCGACTTCGGCGAGCCGGCGATTCTGAAGATGTTGCAGGCGTACAAGGAGGGTCAGACGACGGATCAGGTATTTCAGAAAGTTCTCAACACCGACCTCAAGTCGTTCGACAAGCGCTTCGACACCTATCTGACCACGCGCTTCGGCGCGGTGCTCGCGTCGCTCACGAAGAAGCCGCCGAAGATCGGGCCCAACACGCCGGTGGACTCGGCGATCGCGCTCGCGGCGAAGTCGCCGAACGATTTCGGCGTGCAGTTGTTCACGGGTGAGGTCCTCGTCACGCACAACGACCTCGACCGGGCCATTCCTTATTTAGAGCGCGCGCGGGACATTTTCCCCGAGTATGGCGGCGAGGACAGTCCCTACGCGGTGCTCGCGATGCTCTATCAGAAGAAGGGTGACCAGCGCAAGGAAGCCGACGCGCTCGCCAAGTGGTCGTCGCTCACCGAGACGAACCTGACCGCGCTCGAGCGGCTCGCGACCTTGCTCGAGCAGCAAGGCGACGCGAAGGGCGCGGCGGAAGCGCTCGACCGCGCGATGTTCGTGAATCCATTCGAGGTCGGCATGCACCAGAAGCTGGCCGAGTTGTCACGGGCGGCGGGAGACAAGCAGCGCACGGTGCGAGAGCGGGCGGCGATTGTCGCGCTCGGACCGGTGGACAAAGCGGACGCGTTGTATCAGTTGGCGCTGGCGCAGCACGAGGCCGGCGACGACGTGCACGCGCGCACGAGCGTGTTGCGCTCGCTGGAGGAAGCGCCGAATTACGAAAAGGCGCAGACGTTGCTGCTCACGCTGTACGATGCCCGGACGAAGCAAGCCGGAGAAAAGCGACCATGA
- a CDS encoding PhzF family phenazine biosynthesis protein, which yields MRARYLTADVFTGRRFGGNQLAVFPDARDIDPGLLQKIAREFNYSETTFVLPPDDPSHTAKVRIFTPGGELQFAGHPTVGTAHVLAATGVIPLKGPETRIVFEEGVGPVPVTIRATNGQPEFAQLSAAKLPEVGPPPPSRETLAEMLSLVPADLLDGATPPESVSCGTPFLFVPLRDRSAVGRARIRGDRWEAALSGYVTNMVFLFAMDPEHPDHHVRARMYAPGIGVPEDPATGSACVALGGYLAARDPRTDGTLRWVVEQGFEMGRPSILEVEVDKKAGRTTAARVGGETVLVCDGVMEL from the coding sequence ATGCGCGCCCGATATCTCACGGCGGACGTCTTCACCGGACGCCGCTTTGGCGGTAACCAGCTCGCGGTCTTTCCCGACGCCCGAGACATCGATCCGGGTCTCCTGCAAAAGATCGCCCGGGAGTTCAACTACTCCGAAACGACGTTCGTGCTCCCGCCCGACGACCCGAGCCATACGGCCAAGGTGCGCATCTTCACCCCGGGCGGCGAGTTGCAGTTTGCCGGCCATCCCACCGTCGGCACGGCCCACGTGCTCGCCGCGACCGGCGTTATTCCGTTGAAGGGACCCGAGACGCGGATCGTTTTCGAGGAGGGTGTAGGCCCCGTTCCCGTCACTATACGTGCGACGAACGGCCAGCCGGAGTTTGCACAGCTCTCCGCGGCCAAGTTGCCCGAGGTCGGGCCGCCCCCCCCATCCAGAGAAACACTCGCCGAAATGCTGTCGTTGGTCCCGGCGGACCTCCTCGACGGCGCCACGCCTCCCGAGTCGGTCTCATGCGGTACGCCGTTTCTGTTCGTTCCGCTGCGAGACCGGAGCGCGGTGGGTAGGGCTCGAATCCGCGGCGATCGGTGGGAAGCCGCGCTTTCCGGCTACGTGACCAACATGGTATTCCTGTTCGCCATGGATCCGGAGCACCCCGATCATCACGTTCGGGCGCGGATGTACGCTCCGGGCATCGGCGTACCCGAGGACCCCGCCACAGGAAGCGCCTGCGTCGCACTCGGCGGGTATCTTGCGGCGCGAGATCCCAGAACCGACGGCACGCTGCGCTGGGTCGTCGAGCAGGGGTTCGAGATGGGCCGGCCGAGCATTCTCGAGGTCGAGGTCGACAAGAAGGCCGGACGCACGACGGCGGCGCGCGTCGGCGGAGAAACGGTGCTCGTCTGCGACGGAGTGATGGAGTTGTGA
- a CDS encoding MoxR family ATPase: MASTITPQTKAPALESHDDIALADRLKAGHDQIISELHKLIVGQEDVIELVLLSLFTGGNSLIVGVPGLAKTLLINTVSQVLDLKFSRIQFTPDLMPSDITGTDIIQDDPETGGRRLVFTPGPIFANIVLADEINRTPPKTQAALLEAMQEHRVTVQGKTYTLKEPFHVFATQNPIELEGTYPLPEAQLDRFMFHIIMDYLPEDDEVRVATQTTAVQNYRFQHAVTGADIVAFQQLIRRVPIAEPVARYAVALARTSRPGPNAPDFIKQWVSYGASTRAPQHLILGGKARALMDGRYNVSFDDIRALAKPVMRHRVLTNFHAQSEHVTADQIIDKLLRAVPLPKSGM, encoded by the coding sequence TTGGCCTCGACGATTACGCCTCAAACGAAGGCACCGGCGCTCGAATCCCACGACGACATCGCGCTCGCGGACCGGCTCAAAGCCGGACATGACCAGATCATCTCCGAGCTGCACAAGTTGATCGTCGGCCAAGAGGACGTGATCGAGCTCGTGCTGCTGTCGCTCTTCACCGGCGGCAACAGTCTGATCGTCGGCGTGCCCGGCCTGGCCAAGACGCTGTTGATCAACACCGTCTCGCAGGTGCTCGACCTCAAGTTTTCGCGCATCCAGTTCACGCCCGACCTGATGCCGAGCGATATCACCGGTACGGACATCATTCAGGACGATCCGGAGACGGGCGGTCGGCGGCTCGTGTTCACGCCGGGACCGATCTTCGCCAACATCGTCCTCGCCGACGAAATCAACCGTACGCCGCCCAAAACCCAGGCGGCGCTGCTCGAGGCGATGCAAGAGCATCGCGTCACGGTGCAAGGCAAGACGTACACGCTCAAGGAGCCGTTCCACGTCTTCGCCACGCAGAACCCGATCGAGCTCGAGGGCACGTATCCATTGCCTGAAGCGCAGCTCGACCGGTTCATGTTCCACATCATCATGGACTATCTGCCGGAAGACGACGAGGTCCGTGTGGCGACGCAGACGACCGCCGTGCAGAACTACCGCTTTCAACACGCTGTCACCGGCGCCGACATCGTCGCCTTCCAGCAGCTCATCCGTCGCGTGCCGATCGCCGAGCCGGTTGCGCGGTACGCGGTGGCCCTCGCGCGCACGAGCCGCCCGGGACCGAACGCGCCCGACTTCATCAAGCAGTGGGTGTCGTACGGCGCCAGCACGCGCGCGCCGCAGCACTTGATTCTTGGCGGCAAGGCACGCGCGCTCATGGATGGCCGCTACAACGTGAGCTTCGACGACATCCGCGCGCTGGCCAAACCGGTGATGCGTCACCGCGTACTGACGAACTTCCACGCGCAATCGGAGCACGTGACGGCAGATCAGATCATCGACAAGCTGCTGCGCGCCGTGCCGCTCCCGAAGTCGGGGATGTAG
- a CDS encoding DUF4159 domain-containing protein produces the protein MNSIRIAALVCAVSAVAVSAGSAQRRPTRGGGGFGQYFGGPDEMYQPPEFAGNVPYDGRFTFARIRYKGFDHWAGREGPGWSHDYPDAEENFAKILRDITNVHPFVVQGPMVGSVLVAVDDPLLFKYPVSYMSEPGGWHPSEKEVAAFRSYLLKGGFMIFDDFREGWGGNYDWTNLRQIMAAAIPSAKWVQLTGNEQIFHSFFDIDMKSAVVWPSRSAYGNQPPTYWTVYQDNDPKKRMIVLANVDNDIGESWQWSSSGFVPIAQANEIYKLGINYVIYALTH, from the coding sequence ATGAACTCCATCCGAATCGCGGCACTCGTCTGCGCGGTGAGCGCCGTCGCCGTCAGCGCGGGGTCGGCGCAGCGTCGGCCGACACGAGGCGGTGGGGGATTCGGTCAGTACTTCGGCGGTCCCGATGAGATGTACCAGCCGCCGGAATTCGCCGGGAACGTTCCGTACGACGGCCGCTTCACGTTCGCGCGCATTCGATACAAAGGCTTCGACCATTGGGCCGGGCGGGAAGGGCCCGGGTGGTCGCACGACTATCCGGACGCCGAAGAGAACTTCGCGAAGATCCTGCGCGACATCACGAACGTGCATCCGTTCGTGGTGCAGGGCCCGATGGTGGGGAGCGTTCTCGTCGCGGTGGACGACCCGCTGCTCTTCAAGTATCCCGTGAGCTACATGTCGGAGCCGGGCGGTTGGCATCCGTCGGAGAAGGAGGTCGCCGCGTTCCGTTCGTATCTGTTGAAGGGCGGCTTCATGATCTTCGACGATTTCCGTGAAGGGTGGGGCGGCAACTACGACTGGACCAATCTGCGCCAGATCATGGCGGCCGCGATCCCCAGCGCGAAATGGGTGCAGCTCACCGGCAACGAGCAGATCTTTCACTCGTTCTTCGACATCGACATGAAGTCGGCGGTCGTCTGGCCGTCGCGGTCGGCGTACGGCAATCAGCCGCCGACGTACTGGACGGTGTACCAGGACAACGACCCGAAGAAGCGTATGATCGTGCTCGCCAACGTCGACAACGACATCGGCGAGTCGTGGCAGTGGTCCTCGTCGGGCTTTGTACCCATTGCCCAAGCGAACGAGATCTACAAGCTAGGCATCAACTACGTGATCTACGCTTTGACTCACTAG
- a CDS encoding PadR family transcriptional regulator, producing MANNDLELLQGTLDLLILKTLTWGARHGYAIASWIRDTTQQRLQIEDGALYTALHRMEKRGWIEAEWGVSDNNRKAKYYQLTSKGRRQLRAKTAVWTEYAAAVFQVLKTD from the coding sequence GTGGCCAACAACGACCTCGAGCTGCTCCAAGGCACGCTCGACCTGCTGATCCTCAAGACGCTGACGTGGGGAGCCCGGCACGGCTACGCGATCGCGTCGTGGATCCGGGATACCACCCAACAGCGGCTCCAGATCGAGGACGGCGCGCTCTACACGGCGCTCCACCGCATGGAAAAACGCGGCTGGATCGAGGCCGAGTGGGGGGTTTCGGACAACAACCGCAAGGCGAAGTACTACCAGCTGACGTCGAAAGGACGCCGGCAACTCCGCGCGAAGACGGCCGTGTGGACCGAGTACGCCGCGGCGGTCTTCCAAGTCCTCAAGACGGACTGA